In one window of Frigoriglobus tundricola DNA:
- a CDS encoding efflux RND transporter periplasmic adaptor subunit produces the protein MRKRVVWGVLCLGVMILATLSGCRKGPSGPPAQTKQVVPVSHPVQRQVTEYVEYTGRTDAVQSVGIRARVTGYLMRSPFKEGDLVKGPIKWFGITVRPGDLLFEIDPRPYKAQLDQAVSQVKVNEAQLKLAQANYDRAKISYDKAAGSKSDLDTAVASVEQAVALIESAKANVRLYDLNLSYTRVTSPIDGQVSRYYYTTGNLISQDSTLLTTVVSVDPMYAYCDVDERTVLRVRKAINEGKIKPRANGAELQVYMGLENEVGFPHEGSVDFINNVVNPSTGTIALRGVFHNPLPPNGRRLISPGMFVRIRLPIGQPHPALLVVDRAIGSDQGKKYVYVVDGENKVQYRTIATGALEDDGLRVIESGLKPDDLVVIGAIQQLKPKMDVDPEPTPMPTPGAPSEGPPAQ, from the coding sequence ATGCGGAAGCGAGTCGTCTGGGGCGTTCTGTGCCTGGGCGTGATGATACTCGCCACGTTATCCGGGTGCCGCAAGGGTCCGTCGGGGCCACCCGCTCAAACGAAGCAAGTGGTTCCCGTGAGCCACCCCGTTCAGCGGCAGGTGACCGAGTACGTGGAGTACACCGGCCGGACGGACGCCGTGCAGTCGGTCGGCATCCGCGCCCGGGTCACCGGGTACCTCATGCGGTCGCCGTTCAAGGAGGGCGACCTCGTCAAGGGGCCGATCAAGTGGTTCGGGATCACGGTCCGGCCGGGCGACCTGCTGTTCGAGATCGATCCCCGCCCCTACAAGGCGCAGCTCGATCAGGCCGTCAGCCAGGTGAAGGTGAACGAGGCCCAGCTCAAGCTCGCCCAGGCGAACTACGACCGGGCGAAGATCAGCTACGATAAGGCGGCCGGCAGCAAATCGGACCTCGACACCGCGGTCGCCTCCGTCGAGCAGGCCGTCGCCCTGATCGAGTCGGCGAAGGCGAACGTGCGACTGTACGATCTGAACCTCAGCTACACCCGCGTCACGTCCCCGATCGACGGCCAGGTGAGCCGCTACTACTACACGACCGGCAACCTGATCAGCCAGGACTCGACGCTGCTCACAACGGTCGTTTCGGTCGATCCGATGTACGCCTACTGCGACGTGGACGAGCGCACCGTGCTGCGCGTCCGCAAGGCGATCAACGAGGGGAAGATCAAGCCGCGGGCCAACGGGGCCGAGTTACAGGTCTACATGGGGCTGGAGAACGAGGTCGGGTTCCCGCACGAGGGCTCCGTCGATTTCATCAACAACGTGGTGAACCCGTCCACCGGTACGATCGCCCTCCGCGGGGTGTTTCACAACCCGCTCCCGCCCAACGGGCGGCGGCTCATCTCGCCCGGCATGTTCGTGCGCATCCGCCTGCCGATCGGCCAGCCGCACCCGGCCCTCCTGGTCGTGGACCGGGCGATCGGCTCGGACCAGGGCAAGAAGTACGTGTACGTCGTGGACGGGGAGAACAAGGTCCAGTACCGGACCATCGCCACCGGGGCGCTGGAGGACGACGGGCTGCGCGTTATCGAGAGCGGGCTCAAGCCCGACGACCTCGTGGTGATCGGCGCGATTCAGCAGCTGAAACCGAAGATGGACGTCGATCCCGAGCCGACGCCCATGCCGACCCCCGGCGCCCCGAGCGAAGGCCCGCCCGCGCAGTGA